A window of the Salipiger sp. H15 genome harbors these coding sequences:
- a CDS encoding cupin domain-containing protein produces MPAKPEDQKEAEALQIAARVRHARILKGLRMKDLAELVGYNESMISKIEAGKVTPSLTMLNRIVTALDRDLASFFGLEIEMHRMVLSPKDRIIVEGDALRGGHGVKYERMVPLAAGNLLEANVHVVEPGGEKIDNITHQGEATGYLIEGEIELTIDGEVYRMTAGDSFFFKAYLPNSYRNTSDRPARIIWVNTPQIH; encoded by the coding sequence ATGCCAGCGAAACCGGAAGACCAGAAGGAGGCGGAGGCTCTGCAGATCGCGGCCCGCGTCCGGCACGCACGTATCCTCAAGGGACTGAGGATGAAGGACCTCGCCGAGCTCGTCGGCTACAACGAGAGCATGATCTCCAAGATCGAGGCGGGCAAGGTCACCCCGTCGCTGACCATGCTCAACCGGATCGTCACCGCGCTCGACCGCGACCTCGCCTCGTTCTTCGGCCTCGAGATCGAGATGCACCGCATGGTGCTGAGCCCGAAGGACCGGATCATCGTCGAGGGCGACGCGCTGCGCGGCGGGCACGGGGTGAAGTACGAGCGCATGGTGCCGCTGGCGGCGGGCAACCTGCTCGAGGCGAATGTCCATGTGGTCGAGCCCGGCGGCGAGAAGATCGACAACATCACCCACCAGGGCGAGGCGACGGGCTACCTCATCGAGGGCGAGATCGAGCTCACCATCGACGGCGAAGTCTACAGGATGACCGCCGGGGATTCCTTCTTCTTCAAGGCCTACCTGCCGAACAGCTACCGCAACACCAGCGACCGGCCCGCCCGTATCATCTGGGTCAACACGCCGCAGATTCACTGA
- a CDS encoding LysR family transcriptional regulator, whose product MDRELLGDLSTLLAVAEEGNFTRAGHRLGVSQSAVSHTIRRLEDRIGVRLLNRSARKVTPTDAGEQLLAALRPSFQQLGNRIEEIRTLGERPSGLVRVTSSVPATRDILWPVVSQLVLDYPEVRIEISSEGRLSELAEDRFDCAIRLGEHLGPDMIALPVGPQLEMAAIASSDYLARRGTPLHPDDLDAHDCILMRHRSDGPVYDWEFEIGGVEVVKKLTGPFILNDPGLVLEAARAGHGFGFLPLPEVRADLDSGRLRRVLADYCPPFDGYHLCYMGRRNLSSALRLLIDRLRARKP is encoded by the coding sequence ATGGACCGCGAATTGCTTGGCGATCTCTCGACCCTTCTCGCCGTCGCCGAGGAGGGCAACTTCACCCGCGCCGGCCACCGGCTCGGTGTGTCGCAATCCGCCGTCAGCCACACGATCCGGCGGCTCGAGGACAGGATCGGGGTACGGCTGCTCAATCGCAGCGCCCGCAAGGTGACCCCGACCGACGCGGGCGAGCAGCTGCTGGCAGCGCTGCGCCCCAGTTTCCAGCAGCTCGGCAACCGGATCGAGGAAATCCGAACCCTCGGCGAGCGTCCCTCAGGCCTCGTGCGCGTGACCTCCAGCGTCCCGGCGACGCGCGACATCCTCTGGCCGGTGGTCTCGCAGCTGGTGCTCGACTACCCCGAGGTGCGGATCGAGATCAGCAGCGAGGGGCGGCTCTCGGAGCTCGCCGAGGACCGGTTCGACTGCGCGATCCGGCTGGGCGAACACCTGGGCCCGGACATGATCGCCCTGCCCGTCGGGCCGCAACTCGAGATGGCCGCGATCGCCAGCTCCGACTACCTCGCGCGGCGCGGAACGCCGCTGCATCCCGACGATCTCGACGCGCATGACTGCATCCTGATGCGGCACCGCTCCGACGGTCCGGTCTATGACTGGGAGTTCGAAATCGGCGGCGTCGAGGTAGTCAAGAAGCTGACCGGTCCCTTCATCCTGAACGATCCGGGCCTCGTGCTCGAGGCGGCGCGGGCCGGCCACGGGTTCGGCTTCCTGCCCCTGCCGGAGGTGCGGGCGGACCTCGACAGCGGGCGGCTGAGGCGGGTGCTTGCCGACTACTGCCCGCCCTTCGACGGCTATCACCTGTGCTACATGGGGCGGCGCAACCTCAGCTCGGCGCTTCGGCTGCTGATCGACCGGCTGCGCGCGCGGAAACCATGA
- a CDS encoding alpha/beta hydrolase, producing MTSPIPSTDPRNPARRELLLAGAMGAAALGVASLSAESALAQADTEWDKTFPQSDRVEHAKVSFTNRYGIALVGDLYLPKDRGDAPLAALAVAGPFGAVKEQAAGLYAQEMAERGFATLAFDPSYIGESGGTPRYVASPDINTEDFMAAVDFLGLHGAVDRERIGLIGICGFGGMALNAAAPDKRVRAVAVTSMYDMSRVIARGYYDAMTDAQRAEALTAMSLQRWEDAASGGAPKLAGGLPETLDGIDDPVIAMYHAYYKTERGYHPRALNSNGGWNVTSGLSFMNMPLLTYIDEISPRPALIIAGSEAHSRYFSEDAYAAAAEPKELMIIDGADHCDLYDQKDIIPFDRLQAFFEGHLA from the coding sequence ATGACCTCGCCGATCCCTTCGACCGATCCCCGCAACCCCGCTCGCCGCGAGCTGCTGCTCGCCGGCGCGATGGGCGCTGCCGCGCTTGGTGTCGCCTCGCTGAGCGCCGAGTCCGCGCTGGCGCAGGCAGACACAGAATGGGACAAGACCTTCCCGCAGAGCGACCGCGTCGAGCACGCGAAGGTCAGCTTCACCAACCGCTACGGCATCGCGCTGGTCGGTGATCTCTACCTGCCGAAGGATCGCGGCGACGCGCCGCTTGCCGCGCTGGCCGTCGCCGGCCCCTTCGGCGCCGTCAAGGAACAGGCCGCGGGCCTCTACGCGCAGGAGATGGCCGAGCGCGGCTTTGCCACGCTTGCCTTCGATCCCTCATACATCGGCGAGAGCGGCGGCACGCCGCGCTATGTCGCCTCGCCCGACATCAACACCGAGGATTTCATGGCCGCGGTCGACTTCCTCGGCCTGCACGGCGCGGTGGACCGCGAACGCATCGGTTTGATCGGCATCTGCGGATTTGGCGGCATGGCGCTGAACGCGGCAGCGCCCGACAAGCGGGTCAGGGCCGTGGCGGTGACCTCGATGTACGACATGAGCCGGGTGATCGCGCGCGGCTATTACGACGCGATGACCGACGCGCAGCGCGCCGAGGCGCTGACCGCGATGAGCCTGCAGCGCTGGGAGGACGCGGCATCGGGCGGCGCCCCTAAGCTGGCGGGCGGCCTGCCAGAAACGCTCGACGGCATCGATGATCCGGTGATCGCCATGTACCACGCCTATTACAAGACGGAGCGCGGCTATCACCCGCGCGCGCTCAACTCGAACGGCGGCTGGAACGTCACTTCGGGCCTGTCCTTCATGAACATGCCGCTGCTGACCTACATCGACGAGATCTCGCCCCGCCCGGCGCTGATCATCGCCGGGTCGGAGGCGCATTCGCGCTACTTCAGCGAAGACGCCTACGCCGCGGCCGCCGAACCGAAGGAGCTGATGATCATCGACGGCGCGGATCACTGCGATCTTTACGACCAAAAGGACATCATCCCCTTCGACCGGCTGCAGGCGTTCTTCGAGGGCCATCTGGCGTAA
- a CDS encoding cupin domain-containing protein has translation MKITRAGTTPSAPGPEAYFTGTVRIDPMFQAEAPGRTGGAHVTFEPGARTAWHTHPAGQTIIITFGRGRVQREGGPVEEVTAGDVVFFPAGEKHWHGAAPETAMSHIAIQESIDGTAVTWLEKVADADYNG, from the coding sequence ATGAAGATCACCCGAGCCGGCACAACGCCCTCCGCCCCCGGTCCCGAGGCCTATTTCACCGGCACCGTGCGCATAGACCCGATGTTCCAGGCCGAGGCGCCGGGCCGCACCGGCGGCGCCCATGTCACCTTCGAGCCCGGCGCCCGCACCGCCTGGCACACGCACCCGGCGGGGCAGACGATCATCATCACCTTCGGCCGCGGCCGCGTGCAGCGCGAGGGCGGTCCGGTCGAGGAGGTCACCGCGGGCGACGTGGTCTTCTTCCCCGCCGGGGAGAAACACTGGCACGGCGCCGCGCCCGAGACCGCCATGTCGCATATCGCCATCCAGGAGAGCATCGACGGCACGGCGGTGACCTGGCTCGAGAAGGTCGCGGACGCGGATTACAACGGCTGA
- a CDS encoding GAF domain-containing protein, whose protein sequence is MNLRLADLSACFEGVIPSIIATAAADGTPNISYLSHVLRVDDDHVAISNQFFAKTAANVRANTQVTLILVDGTTGEQYLLDIGFQRSVESGALFERIAGQLKASSAQVGMSEVMRLRSADIFRVHAIEKVPSPVECRPAPRRDPVDLAALAEAVAGIEMQAAADGIIDSLLAGVRQVLGHEQALVLIRDGASGALVTTGSMGYARSGLGSEAPGGAGLIGEAAASGRAIKVSDMSRVRRFGEAITLEAEADASENATRSVAFPQLPSAMSQIAVPMMSRGVLTGVLFVESPERLAFREEDEAALRILAAQAATALRASEQEAAAAEPGRLRPRPLPAPGRQVRVLHHGYDDSVFVDGVYIVKGVAGMLLRMMLDWHLNEGRSEFTNRELRLAAGSRMPEIKDNLETRLLLLRRRLEEKQAPVRVLRVERGRLRLDIDGALSLESGPE, encoded by the coding sequence ATGAACCTGCGCCTCGCCGATCTCTCGGCCTGTTTCGAGGGCGTCATCCCTTCGATCATCGCCACCGCCGCCGCCGACGGGACGCCGAACATCTCCTACCTGTCGCACGTGCTGCGGGTGGATGACGACCACGTGGCGATTTCCAACCAGTTCTTCGCCAAGACGGCGGCAAACGTGCGCGCAAACACGCAGGTCACGCTGATCCTCGTCGACGGCACCACCGGCGAGCAATACCTGCTCGACATCGGCTTCCAGCGATCTGTGGAGAGCGGCGCGCTGTTCGAGCGGATCGCCGGCCAGCTCAAGGCGAGCAGCGCGCAGGTCGGCATGTCCGAGGTCATGCGGCTGCGCAGCGCCGACATCTTCCGCGTCCACGCCATCGAGAAGGTGCCCTCGCCGGTGGAGTGCCGCCCTGCCCCGCGCCGCGACCCGGTCGATCTGGCCGCCCTGGCCGAGGCTGTCGCCGGGATCGAGATGCAGGCCGCCGCCGACGGGATCATCGACAGCCTGCTGGCGGGGGTCCGGCAGGTGCTCGGCCACGAGCAGGCGCTGGTGCTCATCCGCGACGGCGCGTCCGGGGCGCTGGTGACGACCGGAAGCATGGGTTACGCGCGCTCGGGCCTCGGCTCCGAGGCTCCGGGCGGCGCGGGGCTGATCGGCGAGGCTGCGGCCAGCGGCCGAGCGATCAAGGTCAGCGACATGAGCAGGGTCCGCCGCTTCGGAGAGGCGATCACGCTCGAGGCCGAAGCAGACGCCTCGGAAAACGCGACCCGCTCGGTCGCCTTCCCGCAGCTGCCCTCGGCGATGAGCCAGATCGCCGTCCCGATGATGTCCCGGGGAGTGTTGACCGGGGTGCTCTTCGTCGAGAGCCCCGAGCGGCTCGCCTTCCGCGAGGAGGACGAGGCCGCGCTGCGGATCCTCGCGGCCCAGGCCGCGACCGCGCTGCGGGCGAGCGAGCAGGAGGCGGCGGCGGCAGAGCCGGGGCGACTGCGCCCCCGGCCGCTCCCTGCCCCGGGCCGGCAGGTCCGCGTGCTTCATCATGGCTACGACGACAGCGTCTTCGTCGATGGCGTCTACATCGTGAAGGGGGTCGCCGGGATGCTGCTGCGCATGATGCTGGACTGGCACCTGAACGAGGGCAGGAGCGAGTTCACCAACCGCGAATTGCGACTGGCCGCGGGCAGCCGGATGCCGGAGATCAAGGACAACCTCGAAACCCGCCTGCTTCTGCTGCGACGGCGGCTCGAGGAAAAGCAGGCACCCGTCCGCGTGCTGCGGGTCGAGCGGGGGCGGCTGCGGCTCGACATCGACGGCGCGCTGTCGCTGGAGTCCGGGCCGGAATAA
- a CDS encoding arylamine N-acetyltransferase has protein sequence MTQMTPIRDDYTLSQSQIDTYLARIGMARPVQADLQSLTQLHRAHLLTFPFEALDAFMGWPSGFTPAAAFDKMVLQRRGGWCFEMNGLFGAVLQGLGFRVTRLCGGVHREMLGDMAVGNHLTLRVDLDRPYLAEVGVADAIFEPVPLALGPIRQRGFDFEITEADGGWLRFNNHPQGIARSFDFRPDHADEEAMTAAHAWLMQDPGSPFTNALAVMRHTEDGYVALQNDQLRRVTSGKVFEGQVTGAAHLAEILETVFDLDVPKPEDIWARVQSRVRSEAA, from the coding sequence ATGACACAGATGACCCCGATCAGGGACGACTACACGCTGAGCCAGAGCCAGATCGACACCTATCTCGCGCGGATCGGCATGGCGCGGCCGGTGCAGGCGGACCTGCAGAGCCTCACTCAGCTGCACCGCGCCCACCTGCTGACCTTCCCCTTCGAGGCGCTCGATGCCTTCATGGGCTGGCCCTCGGGCTTCACGCCCGCGGCCGCCTTCGACAAGATGGTCCTGCAGCGGCGCGGCGGCTGGTGTTTCGAGATGAACGGCCTCTTCGGCGCGGTGCTGCAGGGGCTCGGCTTCCGCGTCACCCGGCTTTGCGGCGGCGTGCACCGCGAGATGCTCGGGGACATGGCGGTCGGCAACCACCTGACGCTGCGGGTCGACCTCGATCGCCCCTACCTCGCCGAGGTCGGCGTGGCGGATGCCATCTTCGAGCCGGTGCCGCTTGCGCTCGGACCAATCCGCCAGCGTGGCTTCGACTTCGAGATCACCGAGGCGGACGGGGGCTGGCTGCGCTTCAACAACCACCCGCAGGGCATCGCGAGGAGCTTCGACTTCCGCCCCGATCACGCCGACGAGGAAGCGATGACCGCCGCCCATGCCTGGCTGATGCAGGACCCCGGCTCGCCCTTCACCAACGCGCTCGCGGTGATGCGGCATACCGAGGACGGCTATGTCGCGCTGCAGAACGACCAGCTGCGCCGCGTCACCTCCGGCAAGGTCTTCGAAGGGCAGGTGACCGGGGCCGCGCATCTGGCGGAGATTCTGGAGACGGTCTTCGACCTCGATGTCCCGAAACCCGAAGACATCTGGGCGCGGGTCCAGTCGCGCGTCCGGAGCGAGGCCGCCTGA
- a CDS encoding prepilin peptidase, whose amino-acid sequence MEVISTLAQLAAVGLLGWVAVHDARHFRIRNATVLAMLGLYVLAQGAMLFPTLPGDLLVGGLLFGVGFVMWLLRALGAGDVKLMLPLGMMLGVQGVLPFAVLLMVLSLVFYLLIVIFWKFRAETGPWGWFARMKAEGRVPYGVLLALAGAPVLFIHAIWNV is encoded by the coding sequence ATGGAGGTGATATCGACGCTCGCGCAATTGGCCGCCGTCGGGCTTCTCGGCTGGGTGGCGGTCCATGACGCGCGGCATTTCCGCATCCGCAACGCCACCGTGCTCGCCATGCTCGGCCTTTATGTCCTGGCCCAGGGCGCGATGCTCTTCCCGACCCTGCCCGGCGATCTGCTGGTGGGCGGGCTGCTGTTCGGCGTCGGCTTCGTCATGTGGCTCCTTCGCGCCCTCGGGGCAGGGGACGTCAAGCTCATGCTGCCGCTGGGGATGATGCTCGGGGTGCAGGGCGTTCTTCCCTTCGCCGTCCTGCTCATGGTGCTGTCTCTGGTATTCTACCTGCTGATCGTCATCTTCTGGAAATTTCGCGCAGAAACAGGCCCTTGGGGGTGGTTCGCGCGCATGAAGGCCGAGGGGCGCGTGCCCTATGGCGTGCTTCTCGCGCTGGCGGGCGCGCCGGTCCTCTTCATACATGCTATTTGGAATGTTTGA
- a CDS encoding pilus assembly protein TadG-related protein, with protein sequence MFKGFRRAEDGFILIFSLLLLPLFLGFGLILFDIGRGNNAHADLQAAADAVALAGARELDGGADALDRARNAMAQLDNSVTLLQFASTTPISLRYDATDSPFYVRFLDEIPELDTTPINAAWLTNHTTSDPAEAEYVFVQAQSADLETLFARALNAVAGGVPVAAVAVAKAESAACDIPPLFICNPFEYDSSGNYVGDGLQLAFQNGDLHGRLIRLHPSGNETPMPGNFGFLDVSAANVSTAESPSGGARSINDYFAGRRNQTCYSSDRVTTKPGASNSIRSGINTRFDMFAGPYSSGSVKGQEPFNVRTSLNVRKGILPATQGNKVDNCVMKGGSINSKAVIGDDHVWTPGVGFNANGVTDYAYGLPDNLTMQAPATGGSVTADDVAGAYIGRGAWSGQTYLDRNYGSYAPVYADIPSSFPGTVEGYSGPGTVGASRYDVYQYELGTQVTVNGSQVPLYEVRAPGNPAVTNPSPNGESGAALCNPDNVVDEELPDPRVLVAAIIDCGTNADESGRSELPVNSYASIFMARPMMSYSPGVDMTIDVEIIDITGYGGNGTLETFIRQEAVLVR encoded by the coding sequence ATGTTTAAAGGGTTTCGCAGGGCCGAGGACGGCTTCATTCTCATTTTTTCCCTGCTGCTGCTTCCACTTTTCCTTGGGTTCGGGCTGATTCTTTTCGATATCGGCCGGGGCAATAACGCGCACGCGGATCTCCAGGCGGCGGCTGACGCCGTGGCGCTGGCCGGTGCCCGCGAACTCGACGGTGGCGCCGATGCCCTGGACAGGGCGCGCAATGCGATGGCGCAGCTCGACAATTCGGTGACGCTGCTGCAATTCGCCAGCACCACGCCCATTTCCCTGAGATATGACGCAACGGATTCGCCGTTCTATGTCCGATTCCTCGACGAGATTCCGGAATTGGACACGACGCCGATCAACGCAGCATGGCTCACCAATCACACGACATCGGATCCCGCAGAGGCGGAATATGTCTTCGTCCAGGCGCAATCCGCGGATCTCGAGACGCTATTCGCGCGGGCGCTGAATGCCGTCGCCGGAGGTGTTCCGGTGGCCGCTGTCGCCGTGGCGAAAGCTGAATCGGCCGCCTGCGATATTCCGCCGCTCTTCATCTGCAATCCCTTCGAATATGATTCGTCCGGAAATTATGTCGGGGATGGCCTGCAGCTCGCGTTCCAGAATGGAGACCTGCACGGGCGCCTGATTCGCCTGCACCCTTCCGGAAATGAAACGCCGATGCCGGGCAACTTCGGATTTCTCGACGTGAGCGCCGCGAATGTCTCGACGGCTGAAAGTCCGAGTGGTGGCGCGCGCTCGATCAACGACTATTTCGCGGGGCGGCGGAACCAGACCTGCTATTCCTCTGACCGTGTCACCACGAAGCCGGGGGCCAGCAATTCGATCCGGAGCGGTATCAATACGCGGTTCGACATGTTCGCCGGTCCCTACAGTTCGGGCAGCGTCAAGGGGCAGGAGCCCTTCAATGTCCGCACGTCGCTCAACGTCAGGAAGGGCATCCTGCCGGCCACGCAGGGCAACAAGGTGGACAATTGCGTGATGAAAGGCGGTTCGATCAACAGCAAGGCCGTCATTGGGGACGATCACGTCTGGACACCGGGTGTCGGCTTCAATGCCAATGGGGTCACGGATTATGCCTATGGGCTGCCGGACAACCTCACGATGCAGGCGCCGGCGACCGGCGGCTCGGTTACTGCCGATGACGTGGCCGGGGCCTATATCGGCCGCGGCGCATGGAGCGGACAGACCTACCTCGACCGGAACTACGGCAGCTACGCGCCGGTCTACGCGGACATTCCAAGCTCATTCCCGGGAACGGTCGAGGGCTATTCGGGCCCGGGAACGGTCGGCGCGTCGCGCTATGACGTCTACCAGTACGAGCTGGGGACGCAGGTGACGGTGAACGGATCGCAGGTCCCGCTCTACGAGGTCCGCGCGCCGGGCAATCCCGCGGTCACGAATCCCTCGCCGAACGGCGAGAGCGGGGCCGCGCTGTGCAATCCGGACAACGTGGTGGACGAAGAGCTGCCGGACCCGCGCGTCCTGGTCGCGGCAATCATCGACTGCGGCACCAATGCGGACGAGAGCGGCCGCAGCGAGCTGCCGGTGAACAGCTATGCCAGCATCTTCATGGCACGACCGATGATGAGCTATTCCCCGGGTGTCGATATGACGATCGACGTCGAGATCATCGATATTACCGGATATGGCGGCAACGGAACGCTCGAGACTTTCATTCGCCAGGAGGCGGTTCTCGTCCGCTGA
- the cpaB gene encoding Flp pilus assembly protein CpaB, which produces MRFSVVLSFIVAIALAALAVFGARGWLNDQRILLMSSDGQQTPAKPEHTIVVAGEPISFGERLIPTKLREIAWSGEIVPEGAFLKATDLVPDDSDEKARFALTNMSVGEPILASKITMPGQRAKMSTALSPGMKAISIRVNDVLGVAGFVLPGDRVDVLLTRRGENQDSYVDVLLQGVRVLAIDQIADELKDQPSVVRSVTFEVNTSEAQKLVLGGNVGTLSLALRNVASNDIEANERITLADLSDFDVAEDLVPVPVQAVPDENSRQLDEMQVLLKSTLDGISDRLGSVEDKIEKSKPVEIEKVVERVVVAPPPRAEKATVTVIRDGRRDEYKVQPSFAGSHDVRMSGEPELLTVQLKE; this is translated from the coding sequence ATGCGTTTCTCGGTAGTTCTCAGTTTCATTGTTGCAATCGCGCTCGCGGCGCTGGCCGTCTTCGGCGCGCGGGGTTGGCTCAACGACCAGCGCATCCTGCTGATGTCGTCCGATGGCCAGCAGACCCCCGCCAAGCCGGAACACACCATCGTCGTCGCGGGCGAGCCGATCTCCTTCGGTGAGCGGTTGATCCCGACCAAGCTGCGCGAGATTGCCTGGAGCGGCGAGATCGTGCCCGAGGGGGCCTTCCTGAAGGCCACGGATCTCGTGCCCGACGACAGCGACGAGAAGGCGCGTTTCGCGCTCACCAACATGTCCGTGGGCGAGCCGATCCTCGCCAGCAAGATCACCATGCCGGGGCAGCGCGCCAAGATGTCGACCGCGCTCAGCCCGGGGATGAAGGCGATCTCCATCCGCGTGAACGACGTGCTGGGCGTGGCCGGGTTTGTCCTTCCGGGCGACCGGGTCGACGTATTGCTGACCCGCCGCGGCGAAAACCAGGACTCCTATGTCGATGTCCTGCTCCAGGGGGTCCGCGTATTGGCGATCGACCAGATCGCCGACGAATTGAAGGACCAGCCGAGCGTCGTCCGCTCCGTCACGTTCGAGGTGAATACCTCCGAGGCGCAGAAACTGGTGCTTGGCGGAAACGTCGGCACGCTTTCGCTGGCGCTGCGCAATGTCGCTTCCAATGACATCGAGGCGAACGAGCGTATTACGCTGGCCGATCTTTCCGACTTCGACGTGGCCGAGGATTTGGTCCCGGTTCCGGTCCAGGCGGTCCCGGACGAGAATTCCAGGCAGCTGGACGAGATGCAAGTGTTGCTCAAAAGCACTCTTGACGGGATTTCCGATCGTCTGGGCAGCGTCGAGGATAAAATTGAGAAGTCAAAACCGGTTGAAATTGAGAAGGTAGTCGAACGTGTTGTGGTTGCGCCGCCGCCGAGAGCCGAAAAGGCCACGGTGACCGTGATCCGCGACGGACGACGTGACGAATACAAGGTCCAGCCAAGTTTTGCGGGCTCCCATGACGTCAGAATGAGCGGCGAGCCGGAACTTCTGACGGTTCAGCTGAAAGAGTAG
- a CDS encoding type II and III secretion system protein family protein, giving the protein MSKVVLSPSTTLTVNTNQPFADIVIGDTNIADVFPLTDNSLYIQAKTAGLTNVTLYSNDKQLLEVIDVRVQVDFSDLENVIRRTVPSAQVDVLNVNNRIRVSGLVKDNVDRQRILQIASQYSADPVVDALKVASAQQVELDVRILEVERNSGRSLGVDLTGTRDNGETAFVTNGATLAAQSGTPFGTAVGELLEISGFEIDIVINALEQKGLARRLANPKLVTTSGIEANFVVGGEVPISVAQVNENGTAVQSTDYREYGVRLNFVPVVLDDQLISLRIMPEVSDIDPSVSVNGQPAFISRKAETTVSLRNGQSFAIAGLLQANNARSVDQVPWLGQIPVLGTLFSSRSFEKRESDLVILVTPRLVAPVGPDTPLRSPLDNTRSSNDIELFLLGMLEVDRDLLRRFREGAGVVGPYGHMIDLEFDDAVIAKK; this is encoded by the coding sequence GTGTCGAAAGTGGTGCTTTCGCCCAGCACGACGCTGACGGTCAACACCAACCAGCCCTTCGCGGACATCGTCATCGGCGACACGAACATCGCGGACGTGTTCCCGCTGACCGACAATTCGCTCTACATCCAGGCCAAGACCGCGGGGCTCACCAACGTCACGCTCTACTCGAACGACAAGCAGTTGCTCGAAGTGATCGACGTCCGCGTGCAGGTCGACTTCAGCGACCTGGAAAACGTCATCCGCCGCACCGTGCCGAGCGCGCAGGTGGACGTGCTCAACGTCAACAACCGCATTCGCGTCTCGGGGCTGGTGAAGGACAACGTCGACCGCCAGCGCATCCTGCAGATCGCCTCGCAGTACTCGGCCGACCCGGTGGTCGATGCGCTCAAGGTCGCCAGCGCGCAGCAGGTCGAGCTCGACGTGCGCATCCTCGAGGTCGAGCGCAACTCGGGCCGCAGCCTGGGCGTCGACCTGACCGGCACGCGCGACAATGGCGAGACCGCCTTCGTGACGAACGGCGCGACCCTCGCGGCGCAGTCGGGCACGCCCTTCGGGACCGCCGTGGGCGAGCTGCTGGAGATCTCCGGCTTCGAGATCGACATCGTGATCAACGCGCTCGAGCAGAAGGGCCTCGCGCGGCGTCTCGCCAACCCCAAGCTGGTGACCACCAGCGGGATCGAGGCGAACTTCGTGGTCGGCGGCGAGGTGCCGATCAGCGTGGCGCAGGTGAACGAGAACGGCACCGCGGTGCAGAGCACCGACTACCGTGAATACGGTGTGCGCCTGAACTTCGTACCCGTGGTGCTCGACGATCAGCTGATCAGCCTGCGCATCATGCCCGAGGTCAGCGACATCGACCCCTCGGTCTCGGTGAACGGCCAGCCTGCCTTCATCTCGCGCAAGGCCGAGACCACCGTCTCGCTGCGCAACGGCCAGAGCTTTGCCATCGCCGGCCTGCTGCAGGCGAACAACGCGCGCAGCGTCGACCAGGTGCCGTGGCTCGGGCAGATCCCGGTGCTGGGCACGCTGTTCAGCTCGCGCAGCTTCGAGAAGCGCGAGTCCGACCTGGTGATCCTCGTGACGCCGCGGCTCGTGGCCCCGGTCGGCCCGGACACACCGCTGCGCTCGCCGCTCGACAACACGCGCTCGTCCAACGACATCGAGCTCTTCCTGCTCGGCATGCTCGAGGTCGACCGTGATCTCCTGCGCCGTTTCCGCGAGGGTGCCGGCGTCGTCGGCCCCTATGGCCACATGATCGATCTGGAGTTCGACGATGCCGTCATCGCAAAGAAATAA
- a CDS encoding TadE/TadG family type IV pilus assembly protein: MFKWRRGFRGDERGAVLVEALIVFPVMTIVTFGLLEVGNILWVREQMQAGLRDAARYWSRCRPETVNFTSSCSEAIARNIAFYGGPTTRTTLRVPGWDDATEITISPAKADLPTNPAPGDLVVVSGQVVYSGSAAMTMLFGDAVTISHTVELRQIGW, encoded by the coding sequence ATGTTCAAGTGGAGACGCGGATTCAGGGGCGACGAACGGGGTGCTGTCCTCGTCGAGGCGCTCATCGTGTTTCCGGTGATGACCATCGTCACCTTCGGCCTGCTCGAGGTCGGCAACATCCTCTGGGTCCGCGAGCAGATGCAGGCAGGGCTGCGCGATGCCGCCCGCTACTGGTCGCGGTGCCGCCCGGAAACCGTCAATTTCACCTCGAGCTGTTCCGAGGCGATCGCGCGCAACATCGCCTTCTACGGCGGGCCGACCACGCGGACGACGCTCCGGGTGCCGGGCTGGGATGATGCGACGGAGATCACCATCTCGCCGGCAAAGGCGGACCTGCCGACGAACCCGGCGCCGGGCGATCTTGTCGTCGTCTCGGGGCAGGTCGTCTATTCCGGCTCGGCCGCCATGACGATGCTGTTCGGGGACGCGGTGACGATCTCCCACACGGTCGAGCTGAGGCAGATCGGATGGTGA